A window from Triticum aestivum cultivar Chinese Spring chromosome 6D, IWGSC CS RefSeq v2.1, whole genome shotgun sequence encodes these proteins:
- the LOC123145534 gene encoding cell division control protein 48 homolog C codes for MLLRRRLPATRLLRQLQTGAAAASTTTSSPPPPPPLQKPIAASASASPSTALGSRLGFPNAKSRASSSRSAAFLAAGAAAALASLSVVAYADANEEGVADGAVSTDAAPVEDLARKERKRIMELIESRGMQPGSYPKFEVAIKGQKVVVKFNVPSTCNISRLIVDLVTHIGLEAEQCVGGSEILLRAWDSAAARQITLNPPKTTASTGENKEDSLCILIFEPLVGSEYAVSPYEIEFIKPDSFSSKELEGLVSALKIAGQKDVKTSSGKASTKGSGQRYKHLPSIEKTVSDLEDMGVRVYGFDETSSVPMDGTVMWENIAGYEHQKREIEDTVLLALQNPQIYDDIARGTRCKFETNRPRAVLFEGPPGTGKTSSARVIAKQAGVPLLYVPLEIIMSKYYGESERLLGSVFSLANNLPDGGIIFLDEVDSFAISRDSEMHEATRRILSVILRQIDGFEQDRRVVVIAATNRKEDLDPALISRFDSMICFGLPDQQSRAEIAAQYAKHLTKSELVQFSLATEEMAGRDIRDICMQAERHWASKFIRGQIPKDEKGEPPLPPIDEYVACAEQRRKSLPDRTRPAASRSGPPLKLA; via the exons ATGCTTCTCCGCCGACGCCTCCCAGCGACCCGCCTCCTCCGGCAGCTGcaaaccggggcggcggcggcctccaccaccacctcctcccctcccccgccgcctcctctccaaAAGCCcatcgccgcctccgcctccgcctcgccttctACGGCACTAGGGTCGCGCCTAGGGTTCCCCAATGCGAAATCGCGCGCTTCGTCCTCGAGGAGTGCCGCCTTCCTCGCTGCCGGCGCGGCCGCCGCGCTCGCGTCGCTGTCGGTGGTGGCCTACGCTGATGCCAATGAGGAG GGCGTGGCTGACGGCGCGGTGAGCACTGATGCGGCGCCGGTGGAGGACTTGGCCCGCAAGGAGAGGAAGAGGATAATGGAGCTGATTGAGAGCCGAGGAATGCAGCCAGGGTCGTACCCGAAGTTTGAAGTTGCAATCAAGGGCCAGAAG GTGGTTGTTAAATTCAATGTACCGTCAACCTGTAATATATCGCGCCTCATTGTTGATCTCGTAACGCATATCGGACTTGAGGCAGAACAGTGTGTTGGTGGCTCAGAGATACTATTGCGTGCTTGGGACAG TGCAGCTGCGCGTCAAATAACATTGAATCCTCCAAAAACGACAGCAAGCACTGGAGAGAACAAAGAAGATTCTCTTTGTATTTTGATATTTGAGCCACTTGTCGGATCTGAATATGCTGTTAGTCCTTAT GAAATTGAATTCATCAAGCCTGACAGTTTTAGTTCGAAAGAACTTGAAGGTTTGGTCAGTGCTTTAAAAATAGCTGGGCAGAAAGATGTTAAGACATCATCAGGGAAAGCGTCAACCAAAGGAAGTGGTCAGAGATATAAGCATCTACCCTCTATAGAAAAAACTGTATCTGATTTAGAGGATATGGGTGTTAGGGTCTATGGGTTTGATGAAACCTCTAGTGTTCCAATGGATGGCACTGTCATGTGGGAGAACATTGCTGGATATGAACATCAGAAAAG GGAGATAGAGGATACTGTACTCTTGGCTTTACAGAATCCTCAAATATATGATGACATTGCTCGTGGTACACGTTGCAAATTTGAAACAAATCGACCTCGGGCGGTTCTGTTTGAAGGTCCACCTG GGACTGGTAAGACATCTTCTGCTCGCGTCATTGCCAAGCAAGCG GGAGTTCCACTATTATATGTGCCACTGGAGATCATCATGTCAAAATATTATGGTGAAAGTGAGCGCCTGTTGGGATCTGTTTTTTCACTTGCCAACAATCTTCCTGATGGAGGTATTATTTTCCTAGATGAG GTAGACTCTTTTGCTATTTCTCGAGATAGTGAAATGCATGAAGCTACTCGAAGGATATTATCAGTAATTCTGCGGCAG ATCGACGGGTTCGAGCAGGATAGACGTGTGGTGGTTATTGCTGCAACAAATAGAAAGGAAGACCTTGATCCTGCTCTCATCAG CCGTTTTGATTCAATGATTTGTTTCGGCCTACCGGACCAGCAGAGCCGTGCAGAAATAGCAGCCCAATATGCAAAGCACCTAACAAAATCCGAGTTGGTTCAGTTTTCCCTTGCTACTGAGGA GATGGCAGGAAGAGATATAAGGGATATTTGCATGCAAGCAGAAAGACATTGGGCATCGAAG TTTATCAGGGGACAAATTCCAAAAGACGAGAAGGGGGAGCCCCCTCTTCCTCCAATCGATGAGTATGTCGCATGTGCCGAACAACGAAGAAAGTCTTTACCAGATAGAACAAGACCAGCAGCATCCAGATCCGGCCCACCTCTGAAATTagcatga